In Aegilops tauschii subsp. strangulata cultivar AL8/78 chromosome 3, Aet v6.0, whole genome shotgun sequence, one genomic interval encodes:
- the LOC123495190 gene encoding uncharacterized protein has product MANRVNYTALPPRESPARPTTLHDIPDKLLKLILLYLTSPQWLVRAAATCKQWRRIIVDANFLSYVGSSPHPLSLVAGLYHNRTSPVDGRRHSFVPSSPVLAVNSRHFSLDFLPAGGSRSWEIVDSRHTLLLLAKKKTGWRRHTLPDLVVCEPLTRRYQLIPRMEEKKYHRCIGVFLHGFNDRGDTSRWGRAIDEMSSFRVICLLFNEHIGLSDNIGTANAYAFQEGWRGKRASWFIVKYPERASPEFRFHATESLHFLGRAQISIFWAMQDDPSSLLTYNFQWKDEFEILALPDHIRGSALWALDINDDNDDMVHLACLQGDNLRIFVARWYDSPDWELQKSIQLMEATRGLEGHKDEYFCQSTKIVSTSTSSIVFSPAEEKWLFSIDFESMEVAKYKYKTDSFQTVAYPCELPWLPAIRACIVPCTTTRRGNRGCSGICICRSL; this is encoded by the coding sequence ATGGCCAACAGAGTAAATTACACGGCGCTGCCGCCCAGAGAGTCGCCGGCCAGGCCGACGACGCTGCACGACATCCCCGACAAGCTCCTCAAGCTCATCCTCTTGTACCTCACCTCGCCCCAATGGCTCGTCCGAGCTGCAGCCACCTGCAAGCAATGGCGCCGCATCATCGTTGATGCAAACTTCCTCTCTTACGTTGGTTCCAGCCCCCATCCCTTATCTCTTGTGGCAGGCCTTTATCATAACCGCACATCCCCTGTTGACGGTCGCCGCCACAGCTTTGTTCCTTCCTCGCCAGTGCTAGCTGTCAATAGCCGCCACTTCTCCCTGGACTTCCTCCCTGCAGGTGGCAGCAGGTCATGGGAGATCGTTGATAGCCGCcacaccctcctcctcctcgccaagAAGAAGACTGGGTGGAGACGTCATACCTTGCCTGACCTCGTAGTCTGCGAGCCCCTCACACGGCGTTACCAACTAATCCCACGCATGGAGGAAAAGAAATACCACCGATGCATTGGTGTATTCCTCCATGGTTTCAATGACAGAGGAGATACCTCGCGGTGGGGCCGTGCCATCGATGAAATGTCGAGTTTCAGAGTGATTTGCCTGCTCTTCAATGAGCACATCGGGCTATCTGATAACATTGGCACAGCGAACGCCTACGCGTTCCAAGAGGGATGGAGGGGGAAGCGTGCCAGCTGGTTCATCGTCAAGTACCCAGAGAGGGCCAGTCCTGAATTCCGCTTCCATGCCACGGAATCCCTGCATTTCCTTGGTCGTGCCCAAATTTCTATATTCTGGGCCATGCAAGATGACCCTTCCTCTTTGCTAACTTATAATTTCCAGTGGAAAGACGAGTTTGAGATCCTCGCATTGCCGGACCACATCCGAGGATCGGCTTTGTGGGCTCTCGATATcaacgacgacaacgacgacatgGTGCATCTTGCTTGCTTGCAGGGCGACAACCTTCGCATCTTTGTGGCAAGGTGGTATGATAGCCCCGACTGGGAGCTTCAGAAGAGCATCCAATTAATGGAGGCTACCCGTGGACTGGAAGGGCACAAGGATGAGTATTTTTGTCAGTCTACCAAGATTGTCTCAACCAGCACGAGCTCTATCGTGTTTTCTCCGGCAGAGGAGAAATGGCTATTCTCCATCGACTTTGAGAGCATGGAGGTGGCGAAATACAAATACAAGACAGATTCTTTTCAAACTGTGGCTTATCCGTGTGAGCTTCCATGGCTACCTGCCATTCGTGCTTGTATTGTGCCTTGTACTACTACAAGACGGGGCAATCGCGGATGTTCTGGTATTTGTATATGTCGAAGTCTCTAA
- the LOC109780299 gene encoding uncharacterized protein, translating into MIFPPTFLDSSNCWNTNHNQPQLQEIGNNTHITTIPSPAGHDDGGGDNSNEGGLMATAGAGAGRGDHGGVGAEYGHGGSRNSKPMSMSDRARLARVPPPVPGLNCPRCDSINTKFCYFNNYSFTQPRHFCRACRRYWTRGGALRNVPVGSVYRRHAKCRDKRKTTSAASEAAATGTSSTTSMTSSSTSCAIGTGTAAPGLQSSMFRRGFADSFDPASLGLSFPAGLLFADSGAYAADGCVQQHHDQAHGNRMEQWAAAQIDSFPFMHAMDNQMSGPPTEAMPITMAAMRGMFHFHLGPRSGGGGNGDDGNGASLP; encoded by the exons ATGATCTTCCCTCCCACCTTCCTAGATTCTTCAAATTGCTGGAACACCAACCACAACCAACCTCAG TTGCAGGAAATCGGCAATAACACTCATATCACCACTATTCCCTCACCTGCTGGTCATGATGATGGAGGAGGCGACAACAGCAATGAGGGTGGGTTAATGGCCACGGCCGGGGCCGGGGCCGGACGGGGAGATCATGGCGGTGTCGGTGCTGAGTATGGCCATGGAGGCAGCCGGAATAGCAAGCCGATGTCCATGTCGGATCGGGCACGATTGGCGCGGGTGCCGCCGCCGGTGCCGGGGCTCAATTGCCCACGCTGCGACTCCATCAACACGAAGTTTTGCTACTTCAACAACTACTCCTTCACCCAGCCTCGGCACTTCTGTCGCGCCTGCCGCCGCTACTGGACCCGCGGCGGCGCGCTCCGAAACGTGCCCGTCGGCAGCGTGTACCGCCGCCACGCCAAGTGCAGGGACAAGCGCAAGACGACGTCGGCCGCCTCCGAAGCAGCTGCGACAGGGACGTCGTCCACGACATCGATGACGTCCAGCAGTACATCTTGCGCCATCGGCACCGGCACCGCGGCGCCCGGCCTGCAGTCCTCCATGTTCCGCAGAGGGTTCGCCGACAGCTTCGACCCGGCGAGCCTCGGCCTCAGCTTCCCCGCCGGGCTGTTGTTCGCCGACAGCGGTGCCTACGCGGCGGACGGCTGCGTGCAGCAGCACCACGACCAGGCCCATGGGAACCGGATGGAGCAGTGGGCGGCAGCGCAGATTGACAGCTTCCCATTCATGCACGCCATGGATAATCAGATGTCCGGTCCGCCAACTGAGGCAATGCCCATCACAATGGCGGCGATGCGGGGCATGTTCCACTTCCACCTCGGGCCACGGAGCGGTGGCGGGGGCAATGGCGATGATGGAAATGGCGCTTCACTTCCTTAG
- the LOC109780301 gene encoding uncharacterized protein codes for MNGGGGKKKFGGGRVPTGTPSLAWSSVVVVASLLAGASIVHNIYKPDMTLPPVEVADGNGAGATAGGKRKES; via the exons atgaacggcggcggcggcaagaaGAAGTTCGGCGGCGGGCGGGTGCCGACGGGGACCCCCTCGCTGGCGTGGTCGTCGGTGGTGGTGGTCGCCTCCCTcctcgccggcgcctccatcgTCCACAACATCTACAAGCCCGACATG ACCCTCCCGCCGGTGGAGGTCGCCGACGGCAACGGAGCCGGAGCCACAGCCGGCGGCAAGCGCAAGGAGAGCTGA